One Anaerobranca gottschalkii DSM 13577 DNA segment encodes these proteins:
- the istB gene encoding IS21-like element helper ATPase IstB: MVIATIDNIKGMLNTLKISHSASALEKILELSNEKGLSYEKFLENLLEHEIKSRSEKKIEQRLKQALFPEYKTIDEFDLAEQQSLSRRQLNQLLEFTWIEQGFNLIMLGPPGVGKTHLAIGLGIHAIHSGYKVIFTTMNDLIYYLKTQEILRSAQTRLKRITEADLVIIDDLMFMAMEKHEANLFFQLINKLYGQTSIIITSNKGPEDWGELLGDPAITTAILDRIVHKCEVINLCGDSYRLKYRTSIFGKN, translated from the coding sequence ATGGTGATTGCTACAATAGACAATATCAAAGGTATGTTAAATACCCTTAAAATATCTCACTCTGCATCAGCTTTAGAAAAAATCTTAGAATTATCTAATGAAAAAGGGTTATCTTATGAGAAATTCTTAGAAAACTTGTTAGAACATGAAATTAAATCTAGAAGTGAAAAAAAGATTGAACAAAGGTTAAAACAAGCTTTATTTCCTGAATACAAGACTATTGATGAGTTTGATTTAGCGGAGCAACAGTCATTAAGTAGACGACAATTAAATCAACTTTTAGAATTTACATGGATTGAGCAAGGTTTTAACTTAATCATGCTTGGTCCTCCTGGTGTAGGGAAAACTCATCTAGCTATAGGGCTTGGTATACATGCTATACACAGTGGGTATAAAGTTATTTTTACTACTATGAATGACCTTATATACTATCTTAAAACTCAGGAAATATTACGTTCTGCTCAAACTCGTTTAAAACGTATCACAGAGGCTGATCTTGTAATTATTGATGATCTTATGTTTATGGCTATGGAAAAGCATGAGGCTAACCTTTTCTTTCAGTTAATCAATAAACTTTATGGCCAAACATCCATTATTATCACTTCTAATAAAGGACCAGAAGACTGGGGAGAATTATTAGGAGATCCTGCAATAACTACTGCTATCCTTGATAGAATAGTCCATAAATGTGAAGTGATAAATTTATGTGGTGATAGTTATCGATTGAAATACAGAACTTCCATTTTTGGTAAAAATTAG